CCGCAGCACCGTCGGCGCCACCGCCGCGAGCCGCAGGTGCAACCCCTCCTTCTCGGCCGCGATGCGCGTCCGGAGCAGCAGGTTCAGCCCGGAGGAGTCGCAGAAGGCGACCTCCCTCAGGTCGATGACCAGTGCGGACGGGCGCCGCGCGACCAGCTCGGTGAGCTCCTCGGCGGCCGAGGCCAGCGTCTCGATGTCGAGGTCGCCCGCGAGCGCGCACACCGCCGCCCCGGTCTCCGTGGTGCGGCTGCGCAGGACCAGGCCGGGCCTGGGTGCGGCCGCCAGGGCCGCTTCGCCCTGGC
The genomic region above belongs to Streptomyces sp. 1331.2 and contains:
- a CDS encoding STAS domain-containing protein yields the protein MMPSDNGQGEAALAAAPRPGLVLRSRTTETGAAVCALAGDLDIETLASAAEELTELVARRPSALVIDLREVAFCDSSGLNLLLRTRIAAEKEGLHLRLAAVAPTVLRVLELTGARTVFTIHETVEEALRADRVSV